The following are from one region of the Candidatus Marsarchaeota archaeon genome:
- a CDS encoding 2'-5' RNA ligase family protein: protein MTDTRIIQICPPQRLRKEIIAIMSDFANRYRVYRDASRKNPHITLLDISGYAYRQDSLLDKIGKITKDVKPFKVYIDGVSAFDEPNRSDGPMRRRHNYVIYLHVVENRDISLLHKKLVAGFGEDKMNQREFVPHITISHKDLDKRGFEKALREYGALHFKHGFTVNGVYLYTYAEGSKPSSRYIKFGSVRQTSLHSKKYIRR from the coding sequence ATGACCGACACGAGGATTATACAGATATGCCCGCCACAAAGGCTCAGGAAAGAGATTATTGCAATAATGAGCGATTTTGCCAACAGGTACAGGGTTTACCGCGATGCCAGCAGGAAAAATCCCCATATTACCCTGCTTGACATTTCCGGATACGCGTACCGGCAAGATTCTCTTCTAGATAAGATAGGGAAGATAACAAAAGATGTAAAGCCATTCAAAGTATACATCGACGGGGTATCCGCGTTTGACGAGCCAAACAGGAGCGATGGTCCAATGCGAAGGCGCCATAATTATGTGATATACCTGCACGTGGTTGAGAATCGTGATATATCATTGTTGCATAAAAAGCTGGTTGCAGGTTTTGGCGAGGACAAGATGAATCAAAGGGAATTCGTACCGCATATAACGATATCCCACAAGGATCTGGACAAGAGAGGTTTTGAAAAGGCGCTCAGGGAATACGGGGCGTTACACTTCAAGCACGGTTTTACAGTCAACGGGGTATACCTGTACACTTATGCGGAAGGCTCGAAACCCAGCAGCAGATATATAAAATTTGGTTCAGTCAGACAAACAAGCCTACATTCAAAAAAATATATCAGAAGATAG
- a CDS encoding GNAT family N-acetyltransferase yields MEVIRAKQGDRYIADALKIAQGLKEWFNKNGLKSIETDLFFNNVAVAVDGDETLGFACYSSYDGIMQLVWMAVERNHQGMGIGTMLLKWVEDEARSHGLTLIQVETLPEEDSYEPYKLTRKFYYDNGFVRIAYKKARLEGWDDQIVLEKRL; encoded by the coding sequence ATGGAAGTGATAAGGGCGAAGCAGGGCGACAGGTATATTGCAGATGCGCTGAAGATAGCGCAAGGCCTCAAGGAATGGTTCAACAAGAACGGGCTGAAGAGCATTGAGACCGACCTTTTCTTCAACAACGTGGCTGTGGCAGTAGACGGAGATGAAACTCTCGGCTTCGCATGCTATAGCTCCTATGACGGCATAATGCAACTGGTCTGGATGGCAGTTGAAAGAAACCATCAGGGAATGGGCATAGGCACTATGCTTCTCAAATGGGTGGAGGATGAGGCAAGGAGCCATGGCCTGACGCTCATACAGGTAGAGACGCTGCCTGAAGAGGACAGCTACGAGCCCTACAAGCTGACAAGGAAGTTCTATTACGACAACGGATTCGTCAGGATCGCATACAAGAAAGCGAGGCTGGAGGGCTGGGACGACCAGATAGTTCTGGAAAAGAGATTATAA
- a CDS encoding HD domain-containing protein, with product MIFKDVVHGSVDVENPVIKELVESKPMQRIKAICNQGVPKKYIADFEVDYSRFDHSAGVMLALRRVGASLEEQVAGLLHDVSHTAFSHMADYVIGNGVKEDYQDSIHSRFFGKGSELYEILKSNGMDPEKISDPKNFGLLEREQPYLCADRFDSTARLWAEEEGSEAVRRTLESLIAYEGYLAFKEKDIAKDFAIRHERRVPEVPENPHRADLDIRWYIFGAAIKIAMKNGTISKADFDLTDAEFLKKLENTAIEQVDTLLEYLANHKGEIKYELADKDEPKVVIYSKFRYIDPFFLKDRKLLRVSEADSDFANRIERNRALNKGGIRLRSLEGIKLPIEI from the coding sequence ATGATATTCAAGGACGTGGTGCATGGAAGCGTAGATGTAGAAAATCCAGTGATTAAGGAATTGGTTGAATCAAAGCCAATGCAAAGGATAAAAGCAATATGCAATCAAGGTGTCCCCAAGAAGTACATAGCAGATTTCGAGGTTGATTATTCCAGGTTCGACCATTCCGCAGGTGTCATGCTTGCACTGAGAAGGGTGGGTGCCAGCCTAGAAGAGCAAGTGGCAGGGCTTCTGCATGATGTTTCGCATACTGCCTTTTCGCACATGGCGGATTATGTCATAGGTAATGGCGTCAAGGAAGATTACCAAGACAGCATACACTCTAGATTTTTCGGAAAGGGCAGTGAGCTATACGAGATACTTAAATCAAACGGAATGGACCCTGAAAAGATTTCAGATCCCAAGAATTTCGGCCTGCTTGAGAGGGAACAGCCCTATCTGTGCGCAGATAGATTCGACAGTACAGCCAGGCTTTGGGCGGAGGAAGAGGGCTCTGAAGCAGTGAGAAGAACCCTGGAATCCCTAATCGCGTACGAAGGATATCTCGCCTTCAAAGAGAAGGATATAGCCAAGGACTTTGCAATTAGACACGAAAGGAGAGTTCCGGAAGTTCCAGAAAACCCGCACAGGGCAGACTTGGACATAAGGTGGTACATATTCGGCGCTGCCATAAAGATAGCAATGAAAAATGGAACTATTTCAAAAGCTGATTTCGACCTTACGGATGCAGAGTTTCTGAAAAAGCTTGAAAATACTGCAATAGAGCAAGTTGACACGCTTTTGGAATATCTAGCAAACCATAAGGGAGAGATCAAATATGAGCTAGCTGACAAGGATGAGCCAAAAGTAGTAATATACTCTAAGTTCAGATATATCGATCCGTTCTTTTTGAAGGATAGAAAGCTTTTGAGGGTAAGTGAAGCTGATTCGGACTTTGCAAATAGGATAGAGCGCAATAGGGCATTAAACAAGGGAGGCATAAGGCTGAGGAGCTTAGAGGGAATAAAGCTGCCGATAGAAATATGA
- a CDS encoding PIN domain-containing protein produces MAADLFFDTSVIVYAFDSGEAEKHSIALKLIEKAMDEGNGVISSQVLLELYNVLTRFVANPLPRKDAERIIKDFAKASSWRKLDYSVSTAMSAVETSARLKTGIWDTLITETMKENNVYTIVTENEKDFKKINGIKVINPFKKQAI; encoded by the coding sequence ATGGCCGCTGACCTATTCTTTGACACTTCTGTAATTGTCTATGCGTTTGACAGCGGCGAAGCTGAAAAGCATAGCATTGCATTGAAGCTGATTGAAAAGGCCATGGATGAAGGAAACGGAGTAATATCAAGCCAGGTACTTTTGGAGCTTTACAATGTCTTAACTAGATTCGTAGCAAATCCTTTGCCGCGCAAAGATGCCGAGCGCATAATAAAAGATTTTGCTAAAGCTTCTTCTTGGCGCAAGCTCGATTATAGCGTTTCCACTGCCATGAGCGCTGTTGAAACCTCTGCTCGGCTCAAGACAGGCATTTGGGATACTCTGATAACAGAGACGATGAAAGAAAACAATGTTTATACTATAGTCACTGAGAATGAAAAAGATTTCAAGAAGATCAATGGGATTAAAGTGATTAATCCATTTAAGAAGCAGGCAATTTGA
- a CDS encoding nucleotidyl transferase AbiEii/AbiGii toxin family protein: MEPIEKSLKSEKQVAIARLQDLAMDAVLAIEKGAILHGGTAIWRCFGGKRFSFDLDLYASDNQLKKLTRNLTWEFSKRGITMDYQHSAERVIGVHNAQASVKLEILKKPAGKRSVQKEYARADGTKMFINTLSETDFIAEKIKAYKSRGYARDLYDIYHLLSLHEKPDKSTKKKLAAFLKSMTPPKDEKQLKELIYEGVAPTFDTIVNYIKDEIK, encoded by the coding sequence TTGGAACCGATAGAAAAAAGCTTAAAGTCGGAAAAGCAGGTAGCGATAGCAAGGCTCCAGGATCTTGCCATGGATGCAGTCCTAGCCATAGAAAAAGGGGCAATCCTTCACGGAGGCACTGCTATATGGAGATGCTTTGGCGGCAAGAGATTCTCGTTTGATTTAGATTTATACGCTTCCGATAATCAGCTTAAAAAATTGACCAGAAATTTGACCTGGGAATTCAGCAAGAGGGGGATAACCATGGATTACCAGCATTCGGCAGAACGTGTTATAGGCGTACATAATGCCCAGGCTTCCGTAAAGCTCGAAATTCTCAAAAAGCCCGCAGGCAAGCGAAGCGTCCAGAAGGAATACGCGAGAGCTGACGGAACAAAAATGTTTATCAATACGCTTTCCGAGACAGACTTCATAGCAGAAAAAATAAAAGCTTACAAAAGCAGGGGCTATGCAAGGGACCTTTACGATATATACCACTTATTGTCATTACATGAAAAGCCGGACAAGAGCACAAAGAAAAAGCTAGCAGCATTCTTAAAATCGATGACCCCTCCTAAAGACGAAAAACAGCTCAAAGAGCTTATATACGAAGGCGTTGCACCTACTTTCGATACAATTGTCAATTACATAAAAGACGAGATAAAATGA
- a CDS encoding shikimate dehydrogenase, protein MVHEKAITGNTLLYCIIGMPAHHSLSPTIHNAMYKKLGMDAVFLAFDVAPEELKAAIYGMKAYGIRGMTLTSPHKQEVMKYMDHIDPLAKELGAVNGIVIKNDKFYGYNTDEPGSIMSLEKHGLDIEAGCALFGAGGAARAIAFGLAHKGVKSLHIINRTLEHAEELKSDLQKHFPKMNIETAKLGSERAEIAIKNSKYIFNATNITLENSKNTPVPAKLLRKDMVVFDANYVPLNNKFLSDAKRKGCITINGLELLVYNQAVAFKLFTGREPDIKTMMEAANRAAH, encoded by the coding sequence ATGGTGCATGAAAAAGCAATAACTGGGAATACGTTGTTATATTGCATAATTGGCATGCCCGCCCATCATTCGCTCTCTCCTACAATACACAACGCGATGTACAAAAAGCTCGGAATGGATGCCGTTTTCCTGGCGTTTGACGTGGCTCCTGAAGAGCTCAAGGCAGCAATATACGGGATGAAGGCATATGGCATAAGGGGAATGACGCTTACTAGTCCGCACAAGCAGGAGGTCATGAAATACATGGACCACATAGACCCGCTTGCGAAAGAGCTCGGGGCAGTAAATGGAATAGTGATAAAAAACGACAAGTTTTATGGCTACAATACCGATGAGCCAGGCTCAATCATGTCCCTGGAAAAGCACGGATTGGACATAGAGGCAGGCTGTGCTTTGTTCGGGGCAGGAGGAGCAGCAAGAGCTATAGCGTTCGGCCTTGCTCATAAAGGCGTAAAATCCTTGCACATAATAAACAGGACCTTGGAGCATGCGGAAGAGCTTAAATCCGACCTGCAGAAGCACTTTCCGAAGATGAATATAGAAACCGCAAAGCTTGGATCCGAAAGGGCCGAGATTGCAATAAAGAACTCAAAGTACATATTTAACGCTACGAATATTACCCTGGAAAACAGCAAAAACACGCCTGTTCCTGCAAAGCTCCTTAGAAAGGACATGGTGGTTTTCGACGCGAACTATGTTCCTTTGAACAATAAGTTCTTGTCTGACGCAAAAAGGAAGGGATGCATAACAATAAACGGTTTGGAACTATTGGTTTACAATCAGGCAGTAGCGTTCAAGCTTTTTACAGGAAGAGAGCCCGATATAAAAACGATGATGGAGGCGGCAAATAGGGCAGCACATTAA
- a CDS encoding dipeptide epimerase has translation MNNTKKILKCAFSIGDVKVKGASLYRVSAPMIEPFSISLGTQYDFDGLFVELDGESEKGYGECSTIPEITGEYTGAAMETAQSIILSINGKAYESLEDFSESITKIIHGSNAVKNAIEMAAHDLYARSNSIHVTKLLGGSMKPAETSVTITLGSVNDALKQLESIQKKKPKDIKMKIGVDANLDMARIRAVSERLKGEKFYVDANQGYSLQDAIKVGKVLNDVGAAFFEQPMDYRDLRKMAYLRKQTGIPIMLDESIVSPRSVIDAIMADAADYVNVKLTKSGGIRQALKTLFTAQAYGIKAMVGCMIESKLGIAASLAVALSSKNVMFYDLDGFQFLKEQPFESGIEYKNGMNTLTEGKGIACVRKF, from the coding sequence ATGAATAATACTAAAAAGATCCTAAAATGTGCGTTTTCGATAGGGGACGTCAAGGTAAAAGGTGCATCGCTATACAGGGTCAGCGCTCCTATGATCGAGCCTTTCTCGATATCTCTGGGCACGCAGTATGACTTTGACGGCCTTTTCGTAGAGCTTGATGGAGAATCAGAAAAGGGCTATGGCGAATGCAGCACCATACCCGAAATAACAGGCGAGTATACTGGTGCAGCCATGGAAACAGCGCAGAGTATAATTCTATCCATAAACGGCAAGGCTTATGAGAGCCTTGAAGACTTTTCGGAGAGCATTACAAAGATAATACACGGGAGCAATGCAGTAAAGAATGCAATAGAGATGGCTGCCCATGACCTGTACGCAAGATCCAATTCTATCCATGTTACCAAGCTGCTTGGAGGCTCAATGAAGCCTGCAGAGACCAGCGTGACAATAACGCTCGGCAGCGTTAATGATGCATTAAAGCAATTGGAATCGATACAGAAGAAGAAGCCGAAGGACATAAAGATGAAGATAGGTGTTGACGCCAATCTCGACATGGCCAGAATAAGAGCGGTGTCGGAAAGGCTCAAAGGCGAAAAATTTTATGTCGATGCAAACCAGGGATATTCGTTGCAGGATGCCATAAAGGTCGGCAAGGTGCTTAACGACGTAGGTGCTGCATTCTTCGAACAGCCTATGGACTACAGGGACCTTAGAAAAATGGCATATTTGCGAAAACAAACCGGAATCCCGATAATGCTTGACGAAAGCATAGTCAGCCCAAGAAGCGTAATAGATGCAATAATGGCTGATGCTGCTGATTACGTAAACGTAAAGCTGACAAAAAGCGGAGGCATTAGGCAGGCGCTCAAGACGCTTTTCACTGCACAGGCATATGGGATAAAGGCCATGGTCGGATGCATGATAGAAAGCAAGCTCGGGATAGCAGCAAGCCTTGCGGTTGCACTCTCTTCAAAAAACGTAATGTTCTACGACCTTGACGGATTCCAGTTCTTGAAGGAGCAGCCATTCGAGTCAGGCATAGAATACAAAAACGGCATGAATACGCTTACGGAAGGCAAAGGCATAGCGTGCGTACGCAAGTTTTAG
- a CDS encoding aminotransferase class III-fold pyridoxal phosphate-dependent enzyme encodes MVVPEFRGFPFIVTGTDRFYVVAGSRKYLDFSGSAMTTGYDFLDKEDFISPVSTLVFRSAWNERLTKRLKLVSGKGNVVYCTSGTEACETALSRYKKPIIALENAYHGKGYLTYRASNGTGIDAKNRIVHLRVPQDSLEDDNVQSLNEDLIRKASKSFEVDGSTIIFELVQSDGGVNVLSDDFISGLKKIASAHHMHVAIDEVYTGMGRSGEVLLSVKKGLKPEMICIGKGMAAGLPLSAVLYDGDWNISYNGAFGMQSGNMLCSRAAVKTIDGLTEKRLSFVRRKGREIVKRLGSITNEKIKSVRGIGFMIGVELTKSGKPLTDYSYELRSELLKKGVVCSLVGAKSNIIKITPPPYIEERILDEGIDKIAEVLGE; translated from the coding sequence ATGGTAGTGCCGGAGTTCAGAGGCTTTCCTTTCATCGTCACCGGCACAGACCGCTTTTACGTAGTGGCTGGAAGCAGGAAGTATCTAGATTTCTCAGGCTCAGCAATGACAACTGGCTACGATTTCCTGGATAAAGAGGATTTTATATCGCCAGTAAGCACCTTGGTATTCAGGAGCGCATGGAACGAAAGGCTTACAAAAAGGCTAAAGCTCGTTTCAGGGAAGGGCAATGTCGTATACTGCACCTCTGGAACCGAAGCGTGCGAGACTGCGCTTTCAAGATATAAAAAACCGATAATTGCATTGGAGAACGCGTACCATGGGAAGGGATATCTAACATATAGGGCTTCGAACGGCACAGGGATAGACGCAAAAAACAGGATTGTGCACCTAAGGGTTCCACAGGATTCTTTGGAAGACGATAATGTGCAAAGCCTTAACGAAGACCTGATCAGGAAGGCGTCTAAATCGTTTGAGGTTGACGGCTCTACAATTATATTTGAGCTTGTCCAGTCCGACGGCGGTGTAAATGTCCTATCCGACGATTTTATAAGCGGCTTGAAAAAGATTGCATCTGCGCACCATATGCACGTGGCAATAGACGAAGTGTATACCGGCATGGGAAGGAGCGGTGAGGTGCTGCTATCAGTAAAAAAGGGATTGAAGCCAGAGATGATATGCATCGGCAAAGGCATGGCTGCAGGGCTGCCCCTGTCAGCAGTCCTGTATGATGGCGATTGGAATATATCCTACAACGGCGCTTTCGGCATGCAGTCCGGAAACATGCTATGTTCAAGGGCTGCCGTTAAAACAATTGACGGCCTTACAGAGAAAAGGCTTTCTTTCGTTAGGAGAAAGGGCAGGGAGATAGTAAAACGCTTGGGCTCAATAACCAACGAGAAAATAAAGTCCGTAAGGGGGATAGGCTTTATGATAGGAGTTGAACTTACAAAGTCAGGCAAGCCTTTGACTGATTATTCATACGAGCTAAGATCAGAGCTCCTGAAGAAAGGCGTAGTATGCTCGCTGGTAGGTGCGAAAAGCAATATAATAAAGATAACTCCTCCTCCATATATAGAAGAAAGGATATTGGACGAGGGAATAGATAAGATTGCGGAAGTATTGGGCGAATAG
- a CDS encoding APC family permease, which translates to MAGMKLKSGSLGFWGLVFYAVSVIFPAGAFAVTGVTAMTYAGKTAPLAFLIGGATLFLAIIAIYIFSSKVSNAGGYYKYVESSVHNKYLSKSMGLYQLFWVIGDMIAASIIVGWFLWTGLVTLTGYSLPLIAVLLIAFITPIIYLLVGFFSIKVSQKLALIFGIIQIAFFLLLAIALIVKAPYNGAQYFNIGNSTNGLYGFFLAMVVGAFLAYGGYGSIVSFGEEAKLPKHTLKKAIVTALLIMVAFDTFVVYALEAASGPNLGTALQFFAPGLYLTKAYFGIALTLIAFAIVEIAQLMSPVLFGNSAARTIFALSRDGLLPKSLTKVHPKYGSPYMSVFAVFAVVVIGVIVTMVPLVALYGESNGLFDSFVIWGTAITIFTLIYHIATNESLPIMMHRLKHMNIVSHIVAPTLGSIIMAVAIYYSLQGLTGPLEAVLVMIPAWIIISLAVIYVRRDKVKMEPLLTKAHPTDSIR; encoded by the coding sequence ATGGCAGGCATGAAGCTTAAGTCGGGTTCTCTTGGTTTCTGGGGTCTTGTATTTTACGCAGTTAGCGTAATATTTCCTGCGGGTGCGTTCGCGGTTACAGGCGTTACGGCAATGACATATGCGGGTAAAACAGCGCCGCTTGCTTTCTTGATAGGCGGGGCTACGCTTTTCCTTGCGATAATAGCAATATACATATTCAGTTCCAAGGTTTCGAACGCAGGAGGCTACTACAAATACGTTGAATCCAGCGTCCACAACAAATACCTTTCAAAAAGCATGGGGCTCTACCAGCTCTTCTGGGTAATAGGAGACATGATAGCTGCCAGCATAATAGTGGGATGGTTCCTCTGGACCGGGCTCGTGACTCTTACCGGCTATTCGCTGCCGTTGATTGCCGTACTTCTTATAGCATTCATAACCCCAATAATATACCTGCTCGTAGGATTCTTCTCAATAAAAGTGAGCCAGAAGCTCGCCCTTATATTCGGAATAATACAGATAGCGTTCTTCCTGCTTCTGGCAATAGCCCTAATAGTCAAGGCTCCGTACAACGGAGCGCAGTACTTCAACATAGGAAACTCTACCAATGGTCTTTACGGGTTCTTCCTGGCTATGGTAGTAGGCGCATTCCTGGCATATGGCGGCTACGGCTCGATAGTGTCATTCGGAGAAGAGGCCAAGCTCCCCAAGCATACGCTGAAGAAGGCAATAGTAACCGCATTGCTCATAATGGTTGCTTTTGATACTTTCGTAGTGTATGCACTCGAAGCTGCTTCGGGCCCCAACCTTGGGACGGCATTGCAGTTCTTCGCACCTGGGCTTTACCTTACGAAGGCCTACTTCGGGATAGCGTTGACGCTAATAGCGTTCGCGATAGTTGAGATAGCCCAGCTAATGTCCCCTGTGCTGTTCGGAAACAGCGCAGCCAGGACGATATTTGCCTTGTCAAGGGACGGGCTTCTTCCAAAATCCCTTACAAAAGTGCATCCAAAATATGGCAGCCCATACATGTCGGTTTTTGCCGTATTTGCGGTCGTTGTAATAGGCGTCATCGTGACTATGGTTCCACTTGTGGCATTATACGGCGAGTCGAACGGCCTGTTTGACTCGTTTGTAATATGGGGAACCGCAATAACGATATTCACCCTGATATACCACATAGCCACAAACGAATCGCTGCCAATAATGATGCACAGGCTGAAGCACATGAACATAGTGAGCCACATTGTGGCTCCGACACTTGGCTCGATTATAATGGCTGTGGCGATATACTATTCGCTGCAGGGACTCACCGGACCGCTTGAGGCAGTGCTGGTAATGATTCCCGCATGGATAATAATATCTCTTGCAGTGATATATGTAAGGCGCGATAAGGTGAAAATGGAGCCGCTGCTTACGAAGGCACATCCTACTGACAGCATAAGGTAA
- a CDS encoding mevalonate pyrophosphate decarboxylase, whose protein sequence is MEMTKSDILKLSQLGREVHSKLDKKGMFKEVKKHEKGLEEGRITNGTGYPIIGIEKFLGYYDSSMNIAYNPSISLTTDFSMAEAFCQYLRSGKDEVVLDGISSDKYTKRMEKALGFFKKENRISGSFRFYIARKKRYKDAKGLGESASVASAASEALVKCVYGEEASKDRRLVSMYARLVSGSGTRSSSGGVSMWLSYPGIKSSQCYAERLNEKQNNINFFAIPEKSKIETIGAHDAAKKSDFYKHWVFGKFSRFLDEVEFSGIDQLLEAAERDTFRLDAVLMSGGMFVHNDRSLQRIKKFMDFKETDNRVFMSADTGPSLVFFSRSAKALASLKKFLGEEVLQGSIPRPASSARSLQLPREASAFFES, encoded by the coding sequence ATGGAAATGACAAAATCTGATATCCTGAAGCTCTCGCAGCTCGGCAGGGAGGTGCATTCCAAGCTTGACAAAAAGGGCATGTTCAAAGAGGTCAAAAAGCACGAAAAGGGCTTGGAAGAAGGCAGGATAACAAACGGCACAGGATATCCGATAATTGGCATAGAAAAATTCCTTGGCTATTACGATAGCAGCATGAACATAGCGTATAATCCATCGATATCGCTCACCACAGATTTCAGCATGGCAGAGGCTTTCTGCCAGTATCTGCGCAGCGGCAAGGATGAGGTGGTGCTTGACGGAATTTCAAGCGACAAGTACACAAAAAGGATGGAAAAGGCCCTGGGCTTTTTCAAGAAGGAAAACAGAATAAGCGGCTCGTTCAGGTTCTACATAGCAAGGAAGAAAAGGTATAAGGATGCCAAGGGGCTCGGAGAGTCGGCTTCTGTTGCATCGGCAGCTTCAGAAGCTCTGGTAAAATGCGTTTACGGAGAAGAAGCTTCAAAAGACAGGAGGCTTGTTTCTATGTATGCAAGGCTGGTTTCGGGTTCAGGCACAAGGTCTTCTTCAGGGGGCGTTTCGATGTGGCTGTCTTATCCAGGCATAAAAAGCAGCCAATGCTATGCAGAGCGGCTGAATGAAAAGCAAAATAATATTAACTTTTTTGCAATTCCTGAGAAATCAAAAATAGAAACGATAGGCGCACACGACGCCGCAAAGAAATCCGATTTTTACAAGCATTGGGTATTTGGCAAATTTTCTAGATTTCTCGACGAGGTTGAATTCTCTGGCATAGATCAGCTGCTGGAAGCAGCTGAGAGGGACACGTTCAGGCTAGATGCAGTACTAATGTCAGGAGGAATGTTCGTGCATAATGACAGGAGCCTGCAAAGGATCAAGAAATTCATGGATTTCAAGGAAACTGATAATCGCGTGTTCATGAGCGCAGATACAGGGCCTAGCCTGGTGTTCTTTTCCAGGAGCGCAAAAGCACTGGCCTCTCTGAAGAAATTTTTGGGAGAGGAAGTGTTACAAGGAAGCATACCAAGGCCTGCCTCATCGGCCAGAAGCTTGCAGTTGCCCAGGGAAGCTTCGGCCTTTTTCGAGTCTTGA
- a CDS encoding 2-phosphoglycerate kinase (catalyzes the formation of 2-phospho-D-glyceroyl phosphate from ATP and 2-phospho-D-glycerate), with the protein MQRNKIIFIGGVPGVGKTSISGMLAREFGIDIMLSTDYLREFVRPLVKDEDARDILSVSVYEAWRKFGEKSNENIIKGYLKQSDYICGGINAAIERAVKNGENLIIESLYFNGPLAETIKQKGVCAAYIYISDFATHTKRLNERQLYTHFNSPGQRLSAQLDVYGAIMEYSTDLAREKGIDTFDNLDFQETAKKIIDSVGRFYGNDKI; encoded by the coding sequence GTGCAGAGAAATAAAATAATATTCATAGGCGGAGTTCCAGGGGTTGGGAAAACCAGCATATCCGGAATGCTGGCTAGGGAATTTGGCATAGACATAATGCTTTCTACCGATTACCTGAGGGAGTTTGTAAGGCCGTTGGTAAAGGATGAGGACGCACGCGATATACTTTCAGTTAGCGTATACGAAGCATGGAGAAAGTTCGGAGAAAAGAGCAATGAAAATATCATAAAAGGCTATCTCAAGCAATCTGATTACATATGCGGCGGAATAAATGCTGCAATAGAAAGGGCAGTGAAAAATGGCGAAAACCTCATAATAGAATCCCTGTACTTCAACGGGCCATTGGCCGAAACCATAAAGCAGAAGGGGGTCTGTGCGGCGTACATCTACATTTCGGATTTTGCTACGCATACAAAGAGGCTGAACGAGCGACAGCTGTACACCCATTTCAATTCCCCGGGGCAGAGGCTTTCTGCACAGCTTGATGTCTATGGCGCAATAATGGAATATTCAACTGATTTAGCAAGGGAAAAAGGCATAGACACATTCGACAATCTTGATTTTCAAGAAACCGCAAAAAAGATAATAGATTCTGTGGGGAGATTCTATGGAAATGACAAAATCTGA
- a CDS encoding LD-carboxypeptidase, which translates to MTIPKKLEPGDKIAVIAPSRSLSLISSETQQYAINSLRRLGLEVEIAKHAAEIDEFSSSSVKSRIEDLEWAFSSKNIEGILTVIGGFNSNEMLSYIDFGLIRKNPKPLCGFSDATILNNSIFAKAGLVTYYGPHFSTFGMLKGNEYTIEYFKKCLMSKEPYDIVQSKEWSDDSWYKDQENRKFLRNEGCRAINSGSAEGTVLGGNLCTFNLLQGTEYMPNLKDSILFLEDDDETTPANFARDLQSVIHQPGFEGVKGIVIGRFQLKTQMSDALLRKIIKTKKELDGIPIISNADFGHTTPIATFPIGGTAKIRADEDGVSITIKEH; encoded by the coding sequence GTGACAATCCCAAAAAAGCTTGAGCCAGGGGATAAGATAGCAGTTATAGCTCCTTCAAGGAGCCTGTCCCTGATAAGCAGCGAAACGCAGCAATACGCCATCAATAGCCTTAGAAGGCTTGGCCTTGAGGTCGAAATAGCCAAGCATGCAGCAGAAATCGACGAATTTTCTTCATCTTCGGTAAAATCAAGGATCGAAGATTTGGAATGGGCTTTTTCCAGCAAGAATATAGAGGGAATACTTACTGTAATAGGGGGCTTCAACAGCAATGAAATGCTTAGCTACATAGATTTTGGTCTTATAAGAAAAAATCCAAAGCCATTGTGCGGCTTTTCCGATGCAACAATACTAAACAATTCAATATTTGCAAAAGCAGGGCTAGTTACTTACTACGGTCCACACTTCTCCACTTTCGGCATGCTGAAGGGAAACGAATATACAATCGAATATTTCAAAAAATGCCTGATGTCAAAAGAGCCATATGATATCGTCCAATCAAAGGAATGGAGCGACGACTCATGGTATAAGGACCAAGAGAACAGGAAATTCCTTAGGAATGAGGGTTGCAGGGCCATAAATTCCGGCTCTGCTGAAGGCACCGTGCTAGGAGGCAACCTCTGCACCTTCAATCTGCTGCAAGGGACCGAGTACATGCCAAACCTTAAAGATTCAATATTATTTCTGGAGGACGACGATGAAACCACTCCGGCAAACTTTGCAAGGGACTTGCAGTCCGTAATACATCAGCCAGGGTTTGAAGGCGTAAAAGGCATAGTAATAGGGAGGTTCCAGCTCAAAACCCAAATGAGCGATGCTCTCTTAAGGAAAATAATAAAGACCAAGAAAGAGCTTGATGGCATACCAATCATAAGCAATGCAGACTTTGGGCACACAACGCCTATTGCAACGTTCCCGATAGGCGGCACAGCCAAGATAAGGGCTGATGAAGACGGCGTTTCAATAACCATAAAAGAGCATTAG